A genomic region of Tigriopus californicus strain San Diego chromosome 1, Tcal_SD_v2.1, whole genome shotgun sequence contains the following coding sequences:
- the LOC131879721 gene encoding uncharacterized protein LOC131879721 isoform X2, whose translation MTAASNGSLIGKPNPYPFLSIKPFVECAEEWLPLLEKDERLNIVYMEKLDGSNTAVSSDGMACSRRLVLLDGPSVPTKGKKMANFMGFELDFILPYVEKVQRMYETEIRQWFPPKDEVVAVCYGELIVPGTSFSKEDVFNYQMRGGESKTPNREKNQMFLRGKIYSYSVGLHFKTLISVEEYKEKIEKLRKKGYEPYYNSSMSHIGTEFDKIIYLLMNDKLKDLLDQFKFNTYKHNHDYLLNTISKLRNDLLKPNMVEGYILLIPKLSLIYKLKGAYDTFSDSRLKKIDVVVEKLKDKAEKQPNFKDLADLFSDICQASKDTKTSKKIEKAIDSAMSKFPRLQDLVDGDEKLEETKKILVNVLLKEINDSEDLEMAPKETLSNLTERIASMLTSDSSAEKTTKEGLGSPQN comes from the coding sequence ATGACGGCAGCTTCGAATGGAAGCCTGATTGGAAAACCAAATCCTTACCCCTTCCTGTCGATCAAACCTTTCGTTGAGTGTGCTGAAGAATGGTTACCCCTTCTGGAGAAGGATGAACGTCTGAACATTGTTTACATGGAAAAACTGGATGGATCCAACACTGCTGTTAGCTCGGACGGAATGGCGTGTTCCCGTCGATTAGTGTTACTAGATGGGCCCTCTGTTCCTACCAAGGGTAAGAAGATGGCCAATTTCATGGGTTTTGAACTAGACTTCATCTTACCATACGTTGAAAAGGTTCAAAgaatgtatgaaactgaaataaGACAATGGTTTCCGCCAAAAGATGAAGTGGTGGCCGTTTGTTATGGTGAATTAATTGTGCCTGGGACATCTTTTTCGAAGGAGGACGTGTTCAACTATCAAATGAGGGGGGGCGAAAGCAAAACTCCTAaccgagaaaaaaatcagatgtTCCTGAGAGGAAAAATTTACAGTTACTCTGTTGGTCTGCATTTTAAGACTTTGATCAGTGTGGAAGAATATAaagaaaaaatcgaaaaactTCGCAAGAAAGGCTATGAGCCCTATTATAATTCCAGCATGAGTCATATCGGCACAGAATTCGACAAAATCATTTATTTGTTAATGaatgacaaattgaaagatCTCCTCGACcaattcaagttcaacacGTACAAGCACAACCATGATTATCTACTCAACACAATAAGTAAACTGAGAAATGACCTGTTGAAGCCAAATATGGTTGAAGGTTACATTTTACTGATACCCAAGCTTAGCTTAATATACAAGCTAAAAGGAGCTTACGATACGTTTTCCGACTCCAggttgaagaaaattgatgtCGTCGtcgaaaaattgaaagacaaagCTGAAAAACAGCCGAACTTCAAGGATCTCGCTGACTTGTTTTCCGACATTTGCCAAGCATCAAAGGACACCAAGACGAGCAAGAAGATCGAGAAAGCCATTGATTCGGCAATGAGCAAGTTTCCAAGACTTCAGGACTTAGTTGATGGGGATGAGAAGTTGGAAGAGACGAAGAAGATCCTCGTCAATGTGTTGTTAAAAGAGATCAATGATAGTGAAGATTTAGAAATGGCTCCAAAAGAAACTCTTTCGAATTTGACGGAAAGAATAGCATCCATGCTAACATCAGATTCTTCGGctgaaaaaacaaccaaagagGGATTGGGAAGTCCACAAAACTGA
- the LOC131879721 gene encoding uncharacterized protein LOC131879721 isoform X1: MFILGNVQALTSRYKRLKNSPLVTAMVMKMYALPPVQPLRGNVALPESMYQLPPIMRLSHLNNDDRPLSTGWNWDDVEARQSSLLSQLQLLQTKVASLRKDFGLQEVEVFQKLADSSFMTLYRDIPRLLPLGATSWSWTISHQSNVTARLGKMRGLVNEWRQLWSDVSAEVHMKQEPMKRVSVVVHADPRYPPYSLLCVGNLLKKAGFATKVNNHVHSALKEPVNKNLANHFDSSEWDECGDGSESCENYCLTVIWKLVGLDPYASIGFDIVKGEANILRHLVRSLSTVFHYETDDHQTLVFDSLMDDVHENVTWGSDRDCVSFLERSESFFLSGAQRSFVDFLVWSALLNKRFTIPSRRLLQWYTAGLRENGIPLQRRNSSRLSESRGGSMPRNRKKTLSCSSNHASAVIRVD; this comes from the exons ATGTTCATTCTGGggaacgtccaagccttaacttcGAGGTACAAGCGATTAAAAAACTCACCTCTGGTTACAGCCATGGTGATGAAAATGTACGCTTTGCCTCCGGTTCAACCCCTGCGTGGAAACGTGGCTCTGCCCGAGAGCATGTATCAACTCCCGCCCATAATGAGGCTGTCTCATTTGAATAACGACGACCGC CCACTTTCGACGGGATGGAATTGGGATGACGTGGAAGCACGTCAGTCCTCGCTTTTGAGTCAacttcaattgcttcaaaccaaAGTGGCGTCACTGCGGAAAGACTTTGGGCTGCAAGAGGTGGAAGTGTTTCAGAAG CTTGCTGACTCTAGTTTTATGACCTTGTACCGAGATATCCCTCGTTTGTTGCCCCTCGGAGCAACCAGTTGGTCTTGGACAATTAGCCATCAATCTAATGTGACAGCTAGGCTGGGAAAAATGCGGGGCCTTGTCAATGAGTGGCGCCAACTTTGGTCCGATGTCTCAGCGGAGGTGCACATGAAACAA gAACCCATGAAACGTGTTAGCGTGGTAGTACACGCCGATCCCCGTTACCCTCCGTACTCACTTTTGTGTGTTGGCAACTTGTTGAAAAAGGCCGGCTTTGCGACGAAAGTGAACAATCATGTTCACTCTGCGTTAAAAGAGCCGGTGAATAAGAATTTGGCGAATCATTTTGATTCTTCCGAATGGGATGAGTGTGGGGATGGCTCGGAATCTTGTGAAAATTATTGCCTGACTGTTATTTGGAAATTAG ttGGATTGGACCCTTATGCGAGTATAGGATTCGACATTGTGAAAGGAGAAGCCAACATTCTCCGCCATTTGGTGCGAAGTTTGTCCACTGTCTTTCATTATGAGACTGATGACCATCAAACGCTTGTCTTCGACTCCCTTATGGACGACGTCCACGAAAATGTCACGTGGGGTTCTGACCGAGATTGTGTGTCCTTCCTTGAGCGGTCtgaatcatttttcttgagtGGTGCTCAGCGTTCGTTCGTGGACTTTTTAGTTTGGTCTGCCCTCTTGAACAAAAGATTCACCATACCGTCCAGACGACTCTTGCAATGGTACACGGCTGGGTTAAGAGAGAACGGAATTCCTTTACAACGTCGAAACAGCTCTCGATTGTCCGAATCTCGAGGTGGAAGTATGCCAAGGAACAGAAAAAAGACCCTCTCTTGCTCTTCAAACCATGCCTCTGCAGTTATTCGTGTGGACTAA
- the LOC131879721 gene encoding uncharacterized protein LOC131879721 isoform X3, translated as MVMKMYALPPVQPLRGNVALPESMYQLPPIMRLSHLNNDDRPLSTGWNWDDVEARQSSLLSQLQLLQTKVASLRKDFGLQEVEVFQKLADSSFMTLYRDIPRLLPLGATSWSWTISHQSNVTARLGKMRGLVNEWRQLWSDVSAEVHMKQEPMKRVSVVVHADPRYPPYSLLCVGNLLKKAGFATKVNNHVHSALKEPVNKNLANHFDSSEWDECGDGSESCENYCLTVIWKLVGLDPYASIGFDIVKGEANILRHLVRSLSTVFHYETDDHQTLVFDSLMDDVHENVTWGSDRDCVSFLERSESFFLSGAQRSFVDFLVWSALLNKRFTIPSRRLLQWYTAGLRENGIPLQRRNSSRLSESRGGSMPRNRKKTLSCSSNHASAVIRVD; from the exons ATGGTGATGAAAATGTACGCTTTGCCTCCGGTTCAACCCCTGCGTGGAAACGTGGCTCTGCCCGAGAGCATGTATCAACTCCCGCCCATAATGAGGCTGTCTCATTTGAATAACGACGACCGC CCACTTTCGACGGGATGGAATTGGGATGACGTGGAAGCACGTCAGTCCTCGCTTTTGAGTCAacttcaattgcttcaaaccaaAGTGGCGTCACTGCGGAAAGACTTTGGGCTGCAAGAGGTGGAAGTGTTTCAGAAG CTTGCTGACTCTAGTTTTATGACCTTGTACCGAGATATCCCTCGTTTGTTGCCCCTCGGAGCAACCAGTTGGTCTTGGACAATTAGCCATCAATCTAATGTGACAGCTAGGCTGGGAAAAATGCGGGGCCTTGTCAATGAGTGGCGCCAACTTTGGTCCGATGTCTCAGCGGAGGTGCACATGAAACAA gAACCCATGAAACGTGTTAGCGTGGTAGTACACGCCGATCCCCGTTACCCTCCGTACTCACTTTTGTGTGTTGGCAACTTGTTGAAAAAGGCCGGCTTTGCGACGAAAGTGAACAATCATGTTCACTCTGCGTTAAAAGAGCCGGTGAATAAGAATTTGGCGAATCATTTTGATTCTTCCGAATGGGATGAGTGTGGGGATGGCTCGGAATCTTGTGAAAATTATTGCCTGACTGTTATTTGGAAATTAG ttGGATTGGACCCTTATGCGAGTATAGGATTCGACATTGTGAAAGGAGAAGCCAACATTCTCCGCCATTTGGTGCGAAGTTTGTCCACTGTCTTTCATTATGAGACTGATGACCATCAAACGCTTGTCTTCGACTCCCTTATGGACGACGTCCACGAAAATGTCACGTGGGGTTCTGACCGAGATTGTGTGTCCTTCCTTGAGCGGTCtgaatcatttttcttgagtGGTGCTCAGCGTTCGTTCGTGGACTTTTTAGTTTGGTCTGCCCTCTTGAACAAAAGATTCACCATACCGTCCAGACGACTCTTGCAATGGTACACGGCTGGGTTAAGAGAGAACGGAATTCCTTTACAACGTCGAAACAGCTCTCGATTGTCCGAATCTCGAGGTGGAAGTATGCCAAGGAACAGAAAAAAGACCCTCTCTTGCTCTTCAAACCATGCCTCTGCAGTTATTCGTGTGGACTAA
- the LOC131879721 gene encoding uncharacterized protein LOC131879721 isoform X4, producing the protein MGPLFLPRVQRMYETEIRQWFPPKDEVVAVCYGELIVPGTSFSKEDVFNYQMRGGESKTPNREKNQMFLRGKIYSYSVGLHFKTLISVEEYKEKIEKLRKKGYEPYYNSSMSHIGTEFDKIIYLLMNDKLKDLLDQFKFNTYKHNHDYLLNTISKLRNDLLKPNMVEGYILLIPKLSLIYKLKGAYDTFSDSRLKKIDVVVEKLKDKAEKQPNFKDLADLFSDICQASKDTKTSKKIEKAIDSAMSKFPRLQDLVDGDEKLEETKKILVNVLLKEINDSEDLEMAPKETLSNLTERIASMLTSDSSAEKTTKEGLGSPQN; encoded by the exons ATGGGCCCTCTGTTCCTACCAAGG GTTCAAAgaatgtatgaaactgaaataaGACAATGGTTTCCGCCAAAAGATGAAGTGGTGGCCGTTTGTTATGGTGAATTAATTGTGCCTGGGACATCTTTTTCGAAGGAGGACGTGTTCAACTATCAAATGAGGGGGGGCGAAAGCAAAACTCCTAaccgagaaaaaaatcagatgtTCCTGAGAGGAAAAATTTACAGTTACTCTGTTGGTCTGCATTTTAAGACTTTGATCAGTGTGGAAGAATATAaagaaaaaatcgaaaaactTCGCAAGAAAGGCTATGAGCCCTATTATAATTCCAGCATGAGTCATATCGGCACAGAATTCGACAAAATCATTTATTTGTTAATGaatgacaaattgaaagatCTCCTCGACcaattcaagttcaacacGTACAAGCACAACCATGATTATCTACTCAACACAATAAGTAAACTGAGAAATGACCTGTTGAAGCCAAATATGGTTGAAGGTTACATTTTACTGATACCCAAGCTTAGCTTAATATACAAGCTAAAAGGAGCTTACGATACGTTTTCCGACTCCAggttgaagaaaattgatgtCGTCGtcgaaaaattgaaagacaaagCTGAAAAACAGCCGAACTTCAAGGATCTCGCTGACTTGTTTTCCGACATTTGCCAAGCATCAAAGGACACCAAGACGAGCAAGAAGATCGAGAAAGCCATTGATTCGGCAATGAGCAAGTTTCCAAGACTTCAGGACTTAGTTGATGGGGATGAGAAGTTGGAAGAGACGAAGAAGATCCTCGTCAATGTGTTGTTAAAAGAGATCAATGATAGTGAAGATTTAGAAATGGCTCCAAAAGAAACTCTTTCGAATTTGACGGAAAGAATAGCATCCATGCTAACATCAGATTCTTCGGctgaaaaaacaaccaaagagGGATTGGGAAGTCCACAAAACTGA
- the LOC131879721 gene encoding uncharacterized protein LOC131879721 isoform X5, with protein MFILGNVQALTSRYKRLKNSPLVTAMVMKMYALPPVQPLRGNVALPESMYQLPPIMRLSHLNNDDREPMKRVSVVVHADPRYPPYSLLCVGNLLKKAGFATKVNNHVHSALKEPVNKNLANHFDSSEWDECGDGSESCENYCLTVIWKLVGLDPYASIGFDIVKGEANILRHLVRSLSTVFHYETDDHQTLVFDSLMDDVHENVTWGSDRDCVSFLERSESFFLSGAQRSFVDFLVWSALLNKRFTIPSRRLLQWYTAGLRENGIPLQRRNSSRLSESRGGSMPRNRKKTLSCSSNHASAVIRVD; from the exons ATGTTCATTCTGGggaacgtccaagccttaacttcGAGGTACAAGCGATTAAAAAACTCACCTCTGGTTACAGCCATGGTGATGAAAATGTACGCTTTGCCTCCGGTTCAACCCCTGCGTGGAAACGTGGCTCTGCCCGAGAGCATGTATCAACTCCCGCCCATAATGAGGCTGTCTCATTTGAATAACGACGACCGC gAACCCATGAAACGTGTTAGCGTGGTAGTACACGCCGATCCCCGTTACCCTCCGTACTCACTTTTGTGTGTTGGCAACTTGTTGAAAAAGGCCGGCTTTGCGACGAAAGTGAACAATCATGTTCACTCTGCGTTAAAAGAGCCGGTGAATAAGAATTTGGCGAATCATTTTGATTCTTCCGAATGGGATGAGTGTGGGGATGGCTCGGAATCTTGTGAAAATTATTGCCTGACTGTTATTTGGAAATTAG ttGGATTGGACCCTTATGCGAGTATAGGATTCGACATTGTGAAAGGAGAAGCCAACATTCTCCGCCATTTGGTGCGAAGTTTGTCCACTGTCTTTCATTATGAGACTGATGACCATCAAACGCTTGTCTTCGACTCCCTTATGGACGACGTCCACGAAAATGTCACGTGGGGTTCTGACCGAGATTGTGTGTCCTTCCTTGAGCGGTCtgaatcatttttcttgagtGGTGCTCAGCGTTCGTTCGTGGACTTTTTAGTTTGGTCTGCCCTCTTGAACAAAAGATTCACCATACCGTCCAGACGACTCTTGCAATGGTACACGGCTGGGTTAAGAGAGAACGGAATTCCTTTACAACGTCGAAACAGCTCTCGATTGTCCGAATCTCGAGGTGGAAGTATGCCAAGGAACAGAAAAAAGACCCTCTCTTGCTCTTCAAACCATGCCTCTGCAGTTATTCGTGTGGACTAA